From one Lactiplantibacillus paraplantarum genomic stretch:
- a CDS encoding YisL family protein: MYLLGHIIGWLWLMLTVTIGLSRHSVKSANRFLILSRLGYLLIIITGVALAIRTLSGNWWLTLFKAILGLGTIGLIEVAFARKQESHLNHGLLTLLICGTLLTIICGIGLHWQLTGSWI, translated from the coding sequence ATGTACTTATTAGGACACATTATTGGTTGGCTCTGGCTCATGCTGACGGTCACGATTGGTCTCAGTCGGCACTCAGTCAAATCAGCTAATCGTTTTTTGATTCTTAGTCGTTTAGGATACTTATTGATTATTATAACGGGCGTGGCGCTGGCGATCAGAACGTTATCCGGCAACTGGTGGTTGACACTTTTCAAAGCTATTCTCGGATTAGGTACAATCGGTCTAATCGAAGTCGCCTTTGCGCGTAAGCAAGAAAGCCACTTGAACCATGGCCTTCTCACCTTACTAATTTGTGGCACCTTATTGACCATTATTTGCGGTATCGGTTTGCACTGGCAACTGACTGGTAGTTGGATCTAA
- a CDS encoding bifunctional homocysteine S-methyltransferase/methylenetetrahydrofolate reductase has product MKLKQALQQRILVADGAMGTLLYGNYGINSAFENLNLTHPDTILRVHRSYIQAGADIIQTNTYAANRLKLTRYDLQDQVTTINQAAVKIAVTAREHADHPVYILGTIGGLAGDTDATIQQATPAMIAASVTEQLTALLATEQLDGILLETYYDLPELLAALKIVKAHTELPVITNVSMLAAGVLRNGTSFTDAIVQLNAAGADVIGTNCRLGPYYLAQSFENLAIPTNVKLAVYPNAGLPGTDQDGAVVYDGEPSYFEEYAERFRQLGLNIIGGCCGTTPLHTSATVRGLSSRSIVAHNQPTAKPQPPTLVTTKSQHRFLQKVATQKTALVELDPPRDFDTTKFFRGAERLKAAGVDGITLSDNSLATVRIANTMIAAQLKLNYGITPIVHLTTRDHNLIGLQSEIMGLHSLGIEDILAITGDPAKLGDFPGATSVGDVRSVELMKLIKQFNSGIGPTGKSLKEASDFRVAGAFNPNAYRTAVSTKSISRKLSYGCDYIITQPVYDLANVDALADTLAANHVDVPVFIGVMPLVSRRNAEFLHHEVHGIRIPQAILDRMAQAERTGHERATGIAIAKELIDGICACFNGVHIVTPFNRFKTVIELVNYVQAKNLIKVQ; this is encoded by the coding sequence ATGAAGCTTAAACAAGCACTCCAACAGCGGATCCTTGTTGCGGATGGAGCGATGGGCACCCTTTTATATGGTAACTATGGGATTAATTCTGCCTTCGAAAACCTCAACTTGACGCATCCCGATACGATTTTACGTGTCCACCGTTCCTACATTCAGGCCGGGGCAGATATTATCCAAACCAATACGTACGCTGCAAATCGCCTAAAATTAACGCGATATGATCTACAAGATCAGGTCACCACTATCAATCAAGCGGCAGTTAAAATTGCCGTTACCGCGCGTGAACATGCTGATCACCCCGTTTACATTCTGGGAACGATTGGCGGGCTAGCGGGGGATACCGATGCGACCATCCAGCAGGCAACTCCCGCTATGATAGCGGCCAGTGTCACCGAGCAGCTCACCGCCCTGCTGGCAACGGAACAACTTGATGGTATCTTATTAGAAACATATTATGATTTACCAGAACTACTTGCAGCATTAAAAATCGTGAAAGCCCACACCGAGCTTCCCGTAATCACGAACGTTTCGATGTTAGCAGCAGGCGTTTTACGAAACGGCACGAGCTTTACCGATGCCATCGTGCAGCTCAATGCCGCTGGCGCTGATGTCATTGGCACCAACTGCCGGTTAGGGCCCTATTATTTGGCCCAGTCATTTGAAAATCTAGCGATTCCGACCAACGTCAAACTGGCCGTCTATCCTAATGCTGGTCTACCTGGTACTGATCAAGACGGCGCGGTCGTCTACGATGGCGAACCCAGTTACTTTGAGGAATACGCCGAACGGTTTCGCCAGCTTGGTCTGAATATTATTGGCGGTTGCTGTGGAACTACCCCGCTGCATACTAGCGCAACCGTACGTGGTTTAAGTAGTCGCAGCATCGTTGCCCATAACCAGCCGACTGCTAAACCACAGCCGCCAACGCTCGTCACGACTAAAAGTCAGCATCGATTCTTGCAAAAAGTCGCTACGCAAAAAACGGCGTTAGTCGAACTCGACCCACCCCGTGATTTTGATACAACTAAATTTTTCCGTGGTGCCGAACGATTAAAAGCTGCGGGCGTCGATGGTATCACGCTATCTGATAATTCGTTAGCAACGGTCCGCATCGCTAATACGATGATTGCGGCCCAACTCAAATTAAACTATGGCATTACACCCATCGTCCACTTAACGACCCGCGATCATAATCTAATTGGTCTACAATCAGAAATCATGGGCTTGCACAGTCTCGGTATTGAGGACATCTTGGCCATCACGGGTGATCCAGCTAAGCTTGGTGATTTTCCAGGGGCCACATCGGTCGGTGACGTGCGCTCTGTTGAGCTCATGAAATTAATTAAGCAGTTCAATAGTGGCATTGGGCCTACGGGTAAATCACTTAAAGAAGCCAGTGACTTTCGAGTTGCGGGCGCCTTTAATCCTAACGCTTATCGTACCGCGGTATCGACCAAGTCGATCAGCCGAAAGTTGAGTTATGGTTGTGACTATATTATTACCCAACCCGTGTACGATCTAGCAAACGTCGACGCTTTGGCAGATACGCTGGCCGCTAATCACGTGGATGTACCGGTTTTTATTGGTGTCATGCCACTAGTCTCACGACGCAACGCTGAATTTTTACACCATGAAGTGCACGGGATTCGAATCCCACAGGCTATTCTGGACCGCATGGCACAAGCCGAGCGGACTGGTCACGAACGGGCCACGGGTATCGCGATTGCCAAAGAATTAATTGATGGCATCTGCGCCTGTTTCAATGGTGTGCATATCGTCACCCCATTCAACCGCTTCAAAACCGTTATTGAATTAGTCAATTATGTCCAAGCAAAAAACTTAATCAAAGTACAATAA
- a CDS encoding GtrA family protein encodes MILLLYNIFELEETVANGVQWLIKIYHQYQYFWKYALFGFMAALVNVLVFWVLHSVLAEHYLFSNTIAWVLATLFSFFTNKAVVFQSKSQDFGHWCREFISFMLTRGLSYFFDTFLMFVGISLLFWAPLLVKIIDQVLVGLFNYGTSRLIFMESNQKMRMRQQIMKRLSDRNS; translated from the coding sequence ATGATATTGCTATTGTATAATATTTTCGAGTTAGAGGAAACGGTGGCGAACGGCGTGCAGTGGTTGATTAAAATCTACCATCAATATCAATATTTTTGGAAATACGCACTGTTTGGCTTTATGGCCGCATTAGTGAATGTTTTAGTATTCTGGGTACTCCATTCAGTTCTGGCGGAACACTATTTATTTTCCAACACAATTGCGTGGGTGTTAGCAACTTTGTTTAGTTTTTTTACCAACAAAGCGGTGGTCTTTCAATCTAAATCCCAAGATTTTGGGCACTGGTGTCGGGAGTTCATTAGTTTTATGTTGACCCGAGGATTATCGTATTTTTTCGATACTTTTCTAATGTTCGTCGGCATTTCACTGTTGTTTTGGGCACCGCTACTAGTTAAAATCATTGACCAAGTTCTGGTGGGCCTATTTAACTACGGGACATCGCGATTGATTTTTATGGAAAGTAATCAGAAAATGCGGATGCGCCAACAAATCATGAAACGCTTGAGTGATCGCAATAGTTAA